The Methylomicrobium agile genome has a segment encoding these proteins:
- a CDS encoding c-type cytochrome, whose product MAYCLKCILPVFLAMAVFGKAGAVELPPPADLSSQYALPSRQVIVVEPHESTNERQKRVEYTALPIDGLLTRWFGDRWTSEEAEIVFLAKDGYRSVVPGPKLKKYRAFLAFARSDGAPFTVDNSSQNERKIPLSPYYLVWDNKKEPELLRQGAYGWPYQVTAVEWHSKSEDRALLPARASPMLEQGFAETKEYCLTCHNIRGIGGKKYPVDLIRALCRWQEPDLKAWIDSPSRVKPGTAMPPLARLLPEAERQRMIGRIVGYLGAMKVESPEACARPAP is encoded by the coding sequence ATGGCGTACTGTTTGAAATGCATTCTGCCAGTCTTTCTGGCAATGGCCGTTTTCGGAAAGGCCGGAGCCGTGGAACTGCCGCCGCCGGCCGATTTGTCGAGTCAATATGCGCTTCCGAGCCGACAGGTGATCGTCGTCGAGCCGCATGAATCGACGAACGAGCGGCAGAAGCGGGTCGAATATACGGCGCTACCGATCGACGGGCTTTTGACGCGCTGGTTCGGCGACCGCTGGACGTCGGAAGAGGCGGAGATCGTGTTTCTCGCCAAGGACGGCTACCGCTCGGTCGTTCCCGGCCCGAAACTGAAAAAATACCGCGCTTTTCTGGCCTTTGCCCGCTCCGACGGCGCGCCTTTCACCGTCGACAACAGCAGCCAGAACGAGCGTAAAATCCCGCTCAGCCCGTATTATCTCGTCTGGGACAATAAGAAGGAGCCGGAGCTCTTGCGCCAGGGAGCCTATGGCTGGCCTTACCAGGTTACCGCGGTCGAATGGCACAGTAAAAGCGAGGATCGGGCACTGCTTCCGGCTCGCGCCTCCCCCATGCTGGAGCAAGGTTTTGCGGAAACCAAGGAATATTGCCTGACCTGCCATAACATTCGCGGTATCGGCGGTAAAAAATATCCGGTCGATCTGATCCGCGCCCTATGCCGTTGGCAGGAGCCCGATTTGAAAGCCTGGATCGATTCGCCGAGCCGCGTCAAGCCCGGCACGGCCATGCCGCCTTTGGCCCGCCTGTTGCCGGAAGCGGAACGTCAGCGGATGATCGGGCGCATCGTGGGGTATTTGGGTGCGATGAAAGTTGAATCTCCGGAAGCATGCGCAAGACCGGCGCCATGA
- the purT gene encoding formate-dependent phosphoribosylglycinamide formyltransferase, which produces MKLGTALSNSATKALLLGSGELGKELVISLQRYGVEVIAVDRYPDAPAMHVAHRSHVIDMTDGEAVKKIIALETPDYIIPEIEAIATDALAEIEQEGHSTIVPNARAIQLTMNREGIRTLAAERLQLPTSAYTFAESFAELKHAVEQKIGYPCFVKPTMSSSGKGQSMVKSPEELEAAWNYAKVSGRVDTGKVIVESKIDFDFEITLLTVRALNPNGEIETRFCEPIGHRQEHGDYRESWQPQPMAPAAIGAAQQIALKVTGAIGGRGLFGVELFVKGDHVWFSEVSPRPHDTGMATMITQQQNEFELHARAILGLPVDTRLLRVGASAVILSQTEADDVVYEGLDAALNVPDSEIRLFGKPRALVNRRMGVALASAETIEEATQKAVKAASLVSINAKQ; this is translated from the coding sequence ATGAAACTAGGCACCGCACTATCGAACAGCGCCACCAAGGCGCTGCTGCTCGGCAGCGGCGAACTGGGCAAGGAACTGGTCATTTCGCTGCAGCGCTACGGCGTCGAGGTGATCGCCGTGGACCGCTACCCCGATGCGCCGGCGATGCATGTCGCGCACCGCAGCCATGTCATCGACATGACCGACGGCGAGGCGGTCAAGAAAATCATCGCGCTCGAAACACCCGATTACATCATTCCGGAGATCGAAGCGATCGCGACCGACGCGCTGGCCGAAATCGAACAGGAAGGCCACAGTACGATCGTCCCGAATGCGCGCGCCATTCAACTCACGATGAACCGCGAAGGCATCCGCACGCTCGCCGCGGAACGGCTCCAACTGCCGACCTCCGCCTATACGTTCGCGGAAAGTTTTGCCGAGCTGAAACACGCCGTCGAGCAAAAAATAGGCTATCCTTGTTTCGTCAAGCCGACCATGTCGTCCTCGGGCAAGGGCCAGTCGATGGTCAAAAGCCCGGAAGAGCTGGAAGCGGCCTGGAACTACGCGAAAGTCAGCGGCCGGGTCGATACCGGCAAAGTGATCGTCGAATCCAAAATCGACTTCGACTTCGAGATTACGCTGCTGACCGTGCGCGCGCTGAATCCGAACGGCGAGATCGAAACCCGTTTTTGCGAGCCGATCGGCCACCGGCAGGAACACGGCGATTACCGCGAAAGCTGGCAGCCGCAGCCGATGGCGCCGGCCGCCATCGGGGCGGCACAGCAGATTGCGCTGAAAGTCACCGGGGCGATCGGCGGACGCGGCCTCTTCGGCGTCGAGCTGTTCGTGAAAGGCGACCATGTCTGGTTCAGTGAAGTGAGTCCCAGACCGCACGACACCGGCATGGCTACAATGATTACTCAACAGCAGAACGAATTCGAGCTGCATGCGCGCGCGATCCTGGGCCTGCCGGTCGACACCCGCCTCTTGAGAGTCGGCGCGAGCGCGGTCATATTGAGCCAAACAGAAGCTGACGATGTCGTTTATGAAGGGCTTGACGCCGCGCTGAACGTACCGGACAGCGAAATTCGCCTGTTCGGCAAGCCGCGCGCCCTGGTCAACCGGCGGATGGGCGTGGCGCTGGCCAGCGCGGAAACGATTGAAGAAGCAACGCAAAAAGCGGTGAAAGCCGCGAGTCTGGTTAGTATTAATGCAAAACAATAA
- a CDS encoding class II aldolase/adducin family protein: MRKTGAMSEREGVIKYRLDYRVAPSRTIAGFAELNAWRGLLWRIGLIGQDDARYDGLGYGNLSLRLKGESFTVTGTQTGHLPHLTADHYAYVSQALPEENYLQAEGPLAPSSEALTHAAIYRAAPEVCCVAHGHSPEIWRHAETLGLTCVAEAIAYGTPAMAQAVSAIAETNPEQGIIVMRGHLDGLLTYGRTPEIACWQMVRSLASAWALADLSEDR, from the coding sequence ATGCGCAAGACCGGCGCCATGAGCGAACGGGAAGGCGTGATCAAATACCGCCTGGATTACCGGGTTGCACCCTCCCGAACCATCGCCGGATTTGCCGAGCTGAACGCCTGGCGCGGTCTGTTGTGGAGGATCGGCCTGATCGGGCAGGATGATGCCCGCTATGACGGTCTGGGCTACGGCAATCTCAGCCTGCGGCTGAAAGGCGAGAGTTTTACGGTGACCGGCACCCAAACCGGCCATTTGCCGCATCTGACGGCCGACCATTATGCTTATGTCAGCCAGGCGCTTCCCGAAGAAAATTATCTGCAGGCCGAGGGCCCGCTGGCGCCGTCTTCGGAAGCTCTCACGCATGCGGCGATCTATCGTGCGGCGCCGGAGGTGTGTTGCGTCGCGCACGGACATAGTCCGGAAATCTGGCGGCATGCCGAGACCCTGGGGCTCACCTGCGTAGCGGAAGCGATTGCCTACGGCACGCCGGCAATGGCCCAGGCGGTCAGCGCGATTGCTGAAACGAATCCGGAGCAGGGTATTATCGTGATGCGGGGCCACCTTGATGGGTTGTTGACGTACGGCAGGACGCCGGAGATTGCCTGCTGGCAGATGGTGCGGAGTTTGGCCAGCGCCTGGGCGCTGGCGGATTTATCCGAAGACCGGTAA
- a CDS encoding transglycosylase SLT domain-containing protein, whose amino-acid sequence MLRWTTILITLSVSGGALADIYKYVDSAGRTYYTNIKPKPANSSLYKRIMETKPYRYMRPAPTMAGYRGYFGRNKHKFSDLINQAAYRHQVDPKLVHAVIQTESAYNAGAVSSAGAVGLMQLMPDTARRYGVDDRRDPLQNVDGGTHYLRDLIEMFSPNLELAVAAYNAGEGAVIKYNYSIPPYPETQNYVKQVLAAYNRSSL is encoded by the coding sequence ATGCTGAGATGGACCACAATCCTAATCACCTTAAGCGTGTCCGGCGGCGCGCTGGCCGACATTTATAAATATGTCGACAGTGCGGGCCGCACCTACTATACCAATATCAAACCCAAACCCGCCAACAGCAGCCTATACAAGCGCATCATGGAGACGAAGCCGTATCGTTATATGCGGCCCGCTCCGACGATGGCCGGTTACCGGGGCTATTTCGGCCGAAACAAGCATAAATTCAGCGATTTGATCAACCAGGCGGCCTATCGGCACCAGGTCGATCCCAAACTGGTCCATGCGGTGATCCAGACCGAATCGGCCTACAACGCCGGCGCGGTTTCCTCGGCCGGCGCGGTCGGCCTGATGCAGCTGATGCCGGACACCGCCCGGCGCTACGGCGTGGACGACCGCCGCGACCCGCTCCAGAACGTCGACGGCGGCACGCATTATCTGCGCGACCTGATCGAAATGTTCAGCCCGAATCTGGAACTGGCCGTCGCGGCTTACAATGCCGGCGAAGGCGCGGTGATCAAATACAATTACTCGATCCCGCCGTATCCCGAAACCCAAAACTACGTCAAGCAGGTTTTGGCGGCTTATAACCGGTCATCCCTGTAA